Part of the Labrenzia sp. PHM005 genome is shown below.
TATTGGCTGGATGAAGCCGAGATCCCGGCCAGTGGTTTTACCCGGGAGCTGGACACCGAAACGCTGACGGCACATCCGGTAGACGCCAAGAAGACCGCCGATGGGTATGTCAACTATGTCGCCGCACTGCAGCGGTTCGAGGAAGCTCTTCCCAAAGATCGTGTTCTGGTAACCGATGGCGGTCGCTTCATGACCGAAGTTTGGTGCCGGATCTCCGCCCCCGATCCGAAAAGTTTCGTGAATACAGCGAATTTCGGTTCCATCGGCCTTGGACTTCAGGAAGCCATCGGTGCCGGTGTGGCGGCTCCGGACCGGCCCGTTGTGCTTTTCAGCGGCGACGGCGGCTTCATGATGGGCGGCATCAACGAGTTCAACACCGCTGTGCGCCTCGGCCTCGACCTCATCGTGATCGTCGCCAATGACTCAGCGTATGGCGCAGAACACATTCAGTTTCTCGACCGGCAAATGGACCCGAGCTTGACGGTCTTCCATTGGCCGTCCTTCGCGGAGGTGGCCACCTCGCTGGGCGGACTAGGGATCGAGGTGCGGTCTGATGAAGAGCTGGAAACCGCGCTTGAAGCGGTCAAAAACCGCAAGGGACCAGTGTTGATTGATCTGCGCCTTGATCCGCACGACGTGCCACGTATGCGGATCTGATATCAGCAGACATCAGCTAGATTAGAAACTCTCGTCAACAAACATGGAGCGCCGCGATGAGCGGCGCTTTTGCTTTTTGTATTGAAATTCGATGCGGACAGCCCTTTGAGACTTCGCTCGTCCTTTGCTTTTTGCGGCAAGAGCCGCTAGAGCTTTTGCGAAGCATTACCAACGACAAAGACAGCTCGTGCTCCGCACCCCTTCACACTCGTTTACAGACCGGTTTTGGCAGTTTTCAGCGCTCATTATAGCGCTTCTTGTGCTGTTGCCGCTGGCCGCGATCGTCTGGATCGCTTTTACGCCAACCGGTGAAGTCTGGGGGCACCTCCTAAGGACAGTACTGCCCGGTTCGCTGATGACCACTCTGTTGTTGATGCTTGGTGTCGGTTTGTCGACAGGCATCACGGGGGTTGTTGCAGCCTGGCTGGTCACCATGTGCGAGTTCCCTGGGCGCAAAATTATGGATTGGGCCCTGCTCATTCCGCTTGCGGTTCCGACCTATATCGTTGCGTTTTCTTATGTCGAAGTGCTTGATTATACGGGCATTGTCCAAAGTACAATCCGGTCACTGTTCGGCTTCAAAACGTCCCGGGACTATTGGTTCCCTGAGATCCGCTCCCTGGGTGGCGCGGTCTTCGTTATGGGGCTGGTGCTCTATCCCTATGTCTATCTGACCACCCGAGCGAGTTTTCTGATCCAATCGGCGTCCACGCTGGATGTCTCCCGAACCCTCGGCGCGTCGCCTTACGGGCTGTTCTTCCGCATTGCCTTGCCGCTGGCCCGTCCGGCCATCGTGATCGGCGTATCGCTCGCCCTGATGGAATGCCTCAACGACATTGGTGCGGTGACCTTCTTCGGTGTCAAAACACTGACCTTTTCCGTTTATGACACCTGGCTCAACCGCTCCAGCTTGGGCGGCGCCGCACAGCTGGCTCTCGCGATGCTCGCCATGGTGTTTCTGTTGTTGTGGCTGGAACGGTTTGGCCGCCGCAAGCAGCGGTTCGACAGCGGTGGAGGTTCCAAACACCGCCCACCAACCCGTTTCGATCTGACTGGAGCAAAAGCTGCTGCGGCGTTCGGCCTGTGTTCTTTGCCCATCTTGCTCGGCTTCATTGTGCCAGGGCTTCTGCTCGCCGATCGGGCCAGCCGGCGTCTAGACGATCTTCTGTCGCCAAACTTTTTAACCACGAGCTGGAACAGTTTCAGCCTGGCTGCCGTTGCCGCATTGATCACCGTCGTGGTGTCAGTTGCGCTCGCCTATGCGCTGCGGCTCAATCCCAAGGGGCCGTTGAAGCTTGGCGTCCGGCTTGCGTCCATTGGTTATGCTATTCCGGGAACAGTGCTTGCCATTGGCATTTTGATCCCGCTCGCCAATTTCGACAATTTCGTTGATGCCCGGATGGAAAACTGGTTCGGCATCAACACCGGCTTGCTGCTGCTCGGCAGTGGAACTGGGCTGATTTATGCCTATTGTGTGCGCTTCCTCGCGGTGTCCTACGGCCAAGTCGAGGGCGGGTTTGGCAAGATCTCACCGCACCTTGATATGGCCGCCCGCACTTTGGGCCGGAACACCGGACAGACCCTCGGTCAGATCCATTTACCGATCTTAAAACCCGTTCTTCTGTCGGCCGCCCTGCTCAGCTTCGTCGATTGCATGAAAGAACTGCCAGCAACGATCCTCTTGCGCCCCTTCAATTTCGAAACGCTGGCAACAACGGTCTTTGAAGCAGCATCACGCGAAGCCTTCGAAGAAGCTGCGTTGCCATCCCTGGCGATCGTCCTTGTCGGACTTATTCCTGTCATTCTGCTCGCCCGCTCCAGCGCAGATTCCTTCCGGACCAAAATGTCCAAACGTCAAGCTGGCCCAGCTGTTTGAACACCGGCTACGTGTCTTGACAGATCGCAGCGAACACGCGCCAATGACGGCAGAAAAACGCGTTGATATGGGACAGGGACTCCATGGAGAAAAAACACCAAATCAATCTTTGGTACGCCTTCATTGCCATGATGATGGTGCTGTTGTTCCAAAGCTGGTGGACGACCTACAAAAACGTCGAACAGATACCCTACAGCGAATTTGAGATCTATCTGAAAGACAAGAAGATCGAAGAAATCGCCATCAAGGAAAACACTATCGAGGGCAAGTTCAAAGAGCCTTTGAAGGATGGCAAGCAGTATTTCATCACAACCCGGGTGGATCAGCCCCTTGCAGAAGAGTTCAGCAAATACGATGTGAAGTTCACCGGCGTCGTCCAGAATACCATCATCCGGGACATTCTCTCGTGGGTTCTGCCGGTTCTTCTTCTCTTCGGCCTCTGGATGTTCTTCATCCGCAAATTCGCTGAAAAACAGGGCCTTGGCGGCATGATGACCGTCGGCAAATCCAAGGCCAAGGTCTATGTCGAAACCGATGTTGAGGTCAGCTTTGAAAATGTCGCCGGGGTCGATGAAGCCAAACGCGAACTGAAGGAAGTCGTCGACTTCTTGAAAGACCCGAAATCCTATGGCCGGCTGGGCGCGCATGTGCCCAAAGGGATCTTGTTGGTCGGCCCTCCGGGAACCGGCAAGACGCTTTTGGCCCGTGCTGTCGCCGGTGAAGCTGGCGTGCCTTTCTTCTCAATTTCAGGGTCCGAGTTCGTCGAGATG
Proteins encoded:
- a CDS encoding iron ABC transporter permease, with the protein product MLRTPSHSFTDRFWQFSALIIALLVLLPLAAIVWIAFTPTGEVWGHLLRTVLPGSLMTTLLLMLGVGLSTGITGVVAAWLVTMCEFPGRKIMDWALLIPLAVPTYIVAFSYVEVLDYTGIVQSTIRSLFGFKTSRDYWFPEIRSLGGAVFVMGLVLYPYVYLTTRASFLIQSASTLDVSRTLGASPYGLFFRIALPLARPAIVIGVSLALMECLNDIGAVTFFGVKTLTFSVYDTWLNRSSLGGAAQLALAMLAMVFLLLWLERFGRRKQRFDSGGGSKHRPPTRFDLTGAKAAAAFGLCSLPILLGFIVPGLLLADRASRRLDDLLSPNFLTTSWNSFSLAAVAALITVVVSVALAYALRLNPKGPLKLGVRLASIGYAIPGTVLAIGILIPLANFDNFVDARMENWFGINTGLLLLGSGTGLIYAYCVRFLAVSYGQVEGGFGKISPHLDMAARTLGRNTGQTLGQIHLPILKPVLLSAALLSFVDCMKELPATILLRPFNFETLATTVFEAASREAFEEAALPSLAIVLVGLIPVILLARSSADSFRTKMSKRQAGPAV